A window from Candidatus Methylomirabilota bacterium encodes these proteins:
- a CDS encoding sugar ABC transporter permease: MPNGRELTEIPAVPVPASQAKTLAGWSRRESIQGLIWVAPAFVYLAFFIAYPFLMSIYLSLSSARVGSPDTHFVGLLNYRRLFEDPVFWQTVRNSFVFTFGSEAIRLVIGLPLAFALNRSFKGKRLVQGIILIPFVIPIALSSLAWKWMFDSLYSVINWMLMRAHIIEYPWQWLGEPGLAMWSVIIMNVWRGFPFSAVILLAGLTAVPQEVIEAAKIDGAGPLRRFHYVVVPIVRPILLVGLLYSVVFSFTDFSAVWLLTQGGPYNTTHVFGTYAYNIGINAGDLGMGAAITLFIFPVLAVIVILMLRFLQRD; encoded by the coding sequence TTGCCCAACGGCCGGGAGCTAACCGAGATCCCCGCAGTACCCGTCCCTGCCTCCCAGGCCAAGACCCTGGCGGGCTGGAGCCGGCGTGAATCGATTCAAGGGCTTATCTGGGTAGCCCCGGCCTTCGTGTACCTGGCCTTCTTCATCGCCTACCCGTTCCTGATGTCGATCTACCTGTCCCTGTCGAGCGCCCGGGTCGGCTCGCCCGACACCCATTTCGTGGGCCTGCTCAACTACCGCCGGCTCTTCGAGGACCCGGTGTTCTGGCAGACGGTCCGGAATTCCTTCGTCTTCACCTTCGGCTCCGAAGCCATCCGCCTGGTGATCGGACTACCCCTGGCCTTCGCTCTCAACCGGAGCTTCAAGGGCAAGCGCCTCGTCCAGGGCATCATCCTGATCCCGTTCGTCATCCCGATCGCGCTCTCGTCCCTCGCCTGGAAGTGGATGTTCGATTCGCTCTACAGCGTCATCAACTGGATGCTGATGCGGGCCCACATCATCGAGTACCCGTGGCAGTGGCTGGGCGAGCCCGGCCTGGCGATGTGGTCAGTCATCATCATGAACGTCTGGCGGGGCTTCCCGTTCTCGGCGGTCATCCTGCTCGCCGGGCTGACCGCGGTGCCGCAGGAGGTCATCGAGGCGGCCAAGATCGACGGGGCGGGGCCGCTGCGGCGCTTCCACTACGTGGTGGTGCCGATCGTGCGTCCGATCCTGCTCGTGGGCCTGCTCTACTCGGTCGTGTTCTCGTTCACCGACTTCTCGGCGGTGTGGCTCTTGACCCAGGGCGGGCCGTACAACACCACCCACGTGTTCGGGACCTATGCGTACAATATCGGCATCAATGCCGGCGACCTGGGGATGGGCGCGGCCATCACGCTGTTCATCTTCCCCGTGCTCGCCGTCATCGTGATCCTCATGCTACGGTTCCTGCAGAGGGACTAG
- the ugpC gene encoding sn-glycerol-3-phosphate ABC transporter ATP-binding protein UgpC: MAQVVLKNLNKKYDEVHAVKDVNLTIRDKEFMVLVGPSGCGKTTTLRMVAGLEEITGGEIQIGERVVNDLPPKDRDIAMVFQNYALYPHMSVYDNMAFGLKMRKFPKAEIAKRVKEAAEILGIQELLKRKPRQLSGGQRQRVAVGRAIVRHPQVFLFDEPLSNLDAKLRVQMRVELKRLHERLETTAIYVTHDQVEAMTLGSRVVVMKDGWVQQVGEPMEIYSRPQNKFVAGFIGSPAMNFIPVTISDAGGALLAQANGLKVKVPADRQAKLGAYKGQPVTLGVRPEDLRVGSPSDSGDLSFDAVVEVVEPLGAEILLDVTAAGQSVVARVEPTVRAKAHEKIRLTFVPERIHFFDSKTEAVIS; encoded by the coding sequence ATGGCACAGGTAGTTCTGAAGAACCTCAACAAGAAGTACGACGAGGTCCACGCCGTCAAGGACGTGAACCTCACGATCCGGGACAAGGAATTCATGGTCCTGGTCGGCCCCTCCGGCTGCGGGAAGACCACGACACTGCGCATGGTCGCGGGACTCGAAGAGATCACCGGCGGCGAGATTCAGATCGGCGAGCGCGTGGTCAACGACCTGCCGCCGAAGGACCGCGATATTGCCATGGTCTTCCAGAACTATGCGCTGTATCCGCACATGAGCGTCTACGACAACATGGCGTTCGGGCTCAAGATGCGTAAGTTCCCCAAGGCCGAGATCGCCAAGCGCGTGAAGGAAGCGGCGGAGATCCTCGGCATTCAGGAACTCCTCAAGCGGAAGCCGCGGCAGCTGTCCGGCGGCCAGCGGCAGCGGGTGGCGGTCGGCCGCGCCATCGTGCGGCATCCGCAGGTGTTCCTCTTCGACGAGCCGCTCTCGAACCTCGACGCCAAGCTGCGCGTGCAGATGCGCGTGGAGCTCAAGCGCCTCCACGAGCGCCTCGAGACGACCGCGATCTACGTGACCCACGACCAGGTCGAGGCCATGACCCTCGGCAGCCGCGTCGTCGTCATGAAGGACGGCTGGGTGCAGCAGGTGGGCGAGCCCATGGAGATCTACAGCCGCCCGCAGAACAAGTTCGTGGCCGGCTTCATCGGCTCCCCCGCCATGAACTTCATCCCGGTGACCATCTCCGACGCCGGGGGCGCGCTCCTCGCGCAGGCCAACGGCCTCAAGGTCAAAGTGCCGGCGGACCGCCAGGCCAAGCTGGGCGCCTACAAGGGTCAGCCGGTGACGCTCGGGGTGCGGCCTGAAGATCTCCGCGTCGGCTCGCCCAGCGACTCCGGCGATCTGTCGTTCGACGCGGTGGTCGAGGTCGTGGAGCCGCTGGGCGCCGAGATCCTCCTCGACGTCACGGCAGCCGGACAGTCGGTGGTGGCGCGGGTCGAGCCGACGGTGCGGGCCAAGGCCCACGAGAAGATCCGCCTCACCTTCGTGCCGGAGCGCATCCACTTCTTCGACTCGAAGACGGAGGCCGTGATCAGCTAG
- a CDS encoding extracellular solute-binding protein, with translation MDQSAPRSLDRRRFLRTAAGASAGMASWLALRTPPAVAQKRELTFLSWNHFVPAADDELRRQAEVFSKANNCTVRVDTVAHLQLPAKIAAEAQSQSGHDMYRSAGADPFLYENLHANVDDLVDKLGKQYGGWYPFCAQMAQTGSGWKAVPWFWVSFPATYNMAHFRKAGFGDSYPKTWAELLSMGKVLKKQGNPVGIPISHCSDAHSTYWSVSWSYGAKVLEADGKTPGINSDKTAQVIEWYKELFKDAMEPEVLSWDDAGNNRFILSGKGSWIHNPISPYNAALKEKMPIADDLNHHNSPAGPAGAHTAPPALSMAIWKFSKNQELAKEFIQYLFKKENYDAWIVASNAFNHPPLRHLSDHPIWAKNPKFAMLPKEAEFAHPRGWPAKPSDAVQRIDDNYVLADMVAKAVNGMPTKRTMEWAQEQVVRAVKGQLKVS, from the coding sequence ATGGACCAGTCCGCTCCCCGCAGTCTCGACCGTCGTCGCTTCCTTCGCACCGCCGCCGGGGCCTCGGCCGGTATGGCCTCCTGGCTCGCCCTCCGCACGCCGCCCGCCGTCGCGCAGAAGCGCGAGCTGACCTTCCTCTCCTGGAATCACTTCGTCCCCGCCGCGGACGACGAGCTACGGCGCCAGGCGGAAGTGTTCAGCAAGGCCAACAACTGCACGGTCCGCGTCGATACGGTGGCGCATCTGCAGCTGCCCGCCAAGATCGCGGCGGAGGCGCAGTCCCAATCCGGGCACGACATGTACCGCTCCGCCGGCGCCGATCCCTTCCTCTACGAGAACCTTCACGCCAACGTGGACGACCTCGTGGACAAGCTCGGCAAGCAGTACGGCGGCTGGTATCCCTTCTGCGCCCAGATGGCGCAGACCGGCTCGGGCTGGAAAGCCGTGCCGTGGTTCTGGGTCTCCTTCCCCGCGACCTACAACATGGCGCACTTCCGGAAGGCCGGCTTCGGCGACAGCTACCCCAAGACCTGGGCAGAGCTGCTCTCGATGGGCAAGGTGCTCAAGAAGCAGGGCAACCCGGTGGGCATTCCCATCAGCCACTGCTCCGACGCCCACAGCACGTACTGGTCGGTCTCGTGGTCGTACGGCGCCAAGGTGCTCGAGGCGGACGGCAAGACCCCCGGCATCAACTCCGACAAGACCGCCCAGGTCATCGAGTGGTACAAGGAGCTCTTCAAGGACGCGATGGAGCCCGAGGTCCTGTCCTGGGACGACGCTGGCAACAACCGCTTCATCCTCTCAGGCAAGGGGTCGTGGATCCACAATCCGATCAGCCCGTACAACGCGGCGCTGAAGGAGAAGATGCCGATCGCTGACGACCTCAACCACCACAACAGTCCCGCGGGGCCGGCCGGCGCGCACACGGCCCCGCCCGCGCTCAGCATGGCGATCTGGAAGTTCTCCAAGAATCAGGAGCTGGCCAAGGAGTTCATCCAGTATCTCTTCAAGAAGGAGAACTACGACGCCTGGATCGTGGCGTCGAACGCGTTCAATCACCCGCCGCTCCGACACCTCTCCGATCACCCGATCTGGGCGAAGAACCCGAAGTTCGCGATGCTGCCCAAGGAGGCGGAGTTCGCCCATCCGCGCGGCTGGCCGGCCAAGCCCTCCGACGCCGTGCAGCGGATCGATGACAACTACGTCCTCGCCGACATGGTGGCGAAGGCGGTCAACGGTATGCCGACCAAGCGGACCATGGAGTGGGCGCAGGAGCAGGTGGTCCGCGCCGTGAAGGGGCAGCTGAAAGTCAGCTAG
- a CDS encoding sugar ABC transporter permease, producing the protein MAVGPQVLEAAGPARAGRLNRLREWWEREEVFGYGLILPALALLVALVAFPFGMAIYFSLSDYWVGSPGPFVGLANYREILGNETFRQTVQNSFVFTGAALSLKIVLGVWLAVLLARPLRFKRLIRGAVLLPFVIPTALSTLGWWWMFDSLYSVVNWTAIRLGLMTPPGPNWLGQATYAMIAVIVVNVWRGLPFFAITTLAGLLAVPREYYEAAEVDGAGARQRFWLITLPLLKPVLAVVILFSTIFTFSDFNIVYVLTRGGPMNTTHLFATLAYQVGLNGGNLGQGAAIALFIFPLLGAVVFFQLRYIRKD; encoded by the coding sequence ATGGCTGTCGGGCCGCAGGTCCTCGAGGCGGCCGGGCCGGCGCGCGCCGGCCGCCTCAACCGGCTCCGGGAGTGGTGGGAGCGTGAAGAGGTGTTCGGCTACGGCCTGATCCTCCCCGCTCTCGCCCTGCTCGTCGCCCTGGTCGCCTTCCCGTTCGGGATGGCCATCTACTTCAGCCTGTCCGACTACTGGGTGGGCTCGCCGGGCCCCTTCGTGGGGCTGGCCAACTACCGGGAGATCCTCGGCAACGAGACCTTCCGACAGACCGTGCAGAACTCGTTCGTGTTCACCGGCGCCGCCCTGTCCCTCAAGATCGTGCTGGGGGTGTGGCTCGCCGTGCTCCTCGCCCGCCCGCTGCGCTTCAAACGGCTCATCCGCGGCGCGGTGCTGTTGCCCTTCGTCATCCCCACCGCGCTCTCGACGCTGGGCTGGTGGTGGATGTTCGACTCGCTCTACAGCGTGGTGAACTGGACGGCGATCCGGCTCGGCCTCATGACCCCGCCCGGCCCCAACTGGCTCGGGCAGGCCACCTACGCGATGATCGCGGTGATCGTCGTCAACGTGTGGCGAGGGCTCCCCTTCTTCGCCATCACCACCCTCGCCGGCCTCCTCGCGGTGCCCCGCGAGTATTACGAGGCAGCGGAGGTGGACGGGGCCGGCGCCCGCCAGCGTTTCTGGCTCATCACCCTGCCGCTGCTCAAGCCGGTCCTGGCGGTGGTGATCCTCTTCTCAACCATCTTCACGTTCTCGGACTTCAACATCGTCTACGTCCTCACTCGGGGCGGCCCCATGAACACCACGCACCTCTTCGCCACCCTGGCCTATCAGGTCGGCCTCAACGGCGGCAACCTCGGCCAGGGCGCGGCCATCGCGCTGTTCATCTTCCCCCTGCTCGGCGCAGTGGTGTTCTTCCAACTGCGCTACATCCGGAAGGACTGA
- a CDS encoding carbohydrate ABC transporter permease — MASAQSRGAKLRAAAFTYANLAPFVFFALFPFYFMFVTSFKSNAELYNLKSVPFWIQTGVIMDHYTFLFRKTDFLVWVRNSLIISLVATGVSIVLSIFAGYSLARLRFRGAGSFGTAVFITYLVPPTLLFLPLSQVVSWLGLSDSIVALMVTYPTFLVPFCTWLLMGYFRTIPREVEECALVDGATRMQTLVRIVLPMAVPGIICALLFSFTLCWNEFTYALTFISQSANKTAVVGVTADLIRGDIYYWGSLMAGAVLASVPVVIVYVLFLDYYVSGLTAGAVKG; from the coding sequence ATGGCGAGCGCGCAGAGTCGGGGCGCCAAGCTGCGGGCGGCCGCCTTCACCTACGCCAACCTGGCGCCGTTCGTCTTCTTCGCGCTGTTCCCCTTCTATTTCATGTTCGTCACGTCGTTCAAGTCGAACGCCGAGCTCTACAACCTGAAGTCGGTGCCGTTCTGGATCCAGACCGGCGTCATCATGGACCACTACACGTTCCTCTTTCGCAAGACCGACTTCCTCGTCTGGGTGCGGAACAGCCTCATCATCAGCTTGGTCGCGACCGGCGTGTCCATCGTGCTCTCCATCTTCGCCGGCTACAGCCTCGCGCGCCTGCGCTTCCGCGGCGCCGGCTCCTTCGGCACCGCGGTGTTCATCACCTATCTCGTGCCGCCCACCCTCCTCTTCCTTCCCCTGTCCCAGGTGGTGAGCTGGCTCGGCCTGTCCGACTCCATCGTGGCCCTGATGGTCACCTACCCGACCTTCCTCGTCCCGTTCTGCACCTGGCTCCTCATGGGGTACTTCCGCACCATCCCGCGCGAGGTCGAGGAATGCGCGCTGGTGGACGGCGCTACCCGCATGCAGACGCTCGTGCGCATCGTGCTGCCGATGGCGGTGCCCGGCATCATCTGCGCGCTGCTGTTCTCGTTCACCCTCTGCTGGAACGAGTTCACCTACGCTCTGACCTTCATCTCCCAGTCGGCGAACAAGACGGCGGTGGTGGGCGTCACCGCGGACCTCATCCGCGGGGACATCTACTACTGGGGCTCGCTGATGGCGGGGGCGGTGCTGGCGAGCGTGCCGGTGGTGATCGTGTACGTCCTCTTCCTGGACTATTACGTCTCGGGGCTGACCGCGGGAGCGGTGAAGGGCTAG
- the sixA gene encoding phosphohistidine phosphatase SixA, producing MTLYLMRHAEAGHEDRRRWPDDRMRPLSARGHREHALVARTLRRMGVRFDRLLTSPLVRARQTAEITARAYGRRIVPEETDALGDEARLKDLLRTLRRLPRGASVVAVGHEPFLSKAVAALVSPDGGARLEMRKSGVAALEFEGRPKKGRGTLLFHLRPREVIALAGRA from the coding sequence ATGACGCTCTATCTCATGCGCCACGCCGAGGCCGGTCACGAGGATCGCCGGCGCTGGCCCGACGACCGGATGCGTCCCCTCTCGGCGCGAGGTCACCGAGAGCACGCGCTGGTCGCGCGAACCTTGCGGCGCATGGGCGTGCGCTTCGACCGGCTCCTCACGAGCCCCCTCGTGCGCGCGCGTCAGACCGCTGAGATCACCGCGCGCGCCTATGGCCGGCGGATCGTTCCCGAGGAGACGGACGCGCTGGGGGACGAGGCGCGCCTGAAGGATTTGCTCCGGACGCTGCGGCGTCTGCCGCGGGGCGCCTCCGTGGTCGCCGTCGGCCACGAGCCCTTCCTGTCGAAGGCGGTGGCGGCGCTGGTCTCGCCCGACGGCGGCGCGCGCCTCGAGATGCGGAAGAGCGGCGTGGCCGCGCTCGAGTTCGAGGGGCGGCCGAAGAAAGGTCGGGGGACCCTGCTCTTCCACCTCCGCCCGCGCGAGGTGATCGCCCTCGCGGGCCGCGCCTAG
- a CDS encoding cytochrome c, with the protein MRAKWLLIIVGPALFMLLAGVVAMLVLPYPVPKRATPAQRLYLSNCATCHGASGAGSWRATIFLMHPSDLSDRRLVNGLTDEYLYLLIKNGGAPLGKPGMPAFGFHLGDDEIRELIAYLRALPTR; encoded by the coding sequence GTGAGGGCGAAGTGGCTGCTCATCATCGTGGGGCCCGCCCTGTTCATGCTGCTCGCGGGCGTGGTCGCGATGCTCGTCCTTCCCTATCCGGTGCCGAAGCGCGCCACGCCCGCGCAGCGGCTCTATCTCTCGAACTGCGCGACCTGCCACGGCGCGAGCGGCGCCGGCTCCTGGCGCGCCACCATCTTCCTCATGCACCCGAGCGATCTGTCCGATCGCCGTCTCGTCAATGGGCTCACGGACGAGTACCTCTACCTGCTGATCAAGAACGGGGGCGCGCCGCTGGGGAAACCGGGCATGCCTGCGTTCGGCTTCCACCTCGGGGACGACGAGATCCGCGAGCTGATCGCGTACCTGCGGGCCCTCCCGACCCGCTGA
- a CDS encoding fumarylacetoacetate hydrolase family protein, which translates to MKIVRFSQNGHTPRLGCLVGSDRVMDLAASAAAHLASRGVVRAQEIADALFPQSTRGFLEGGVASQEMLATLVDAAKAGKGSPVTAPLASVRLHAPIHDPGKFICIGLNYTDHAAETNNPAPKQPPVFPKWANAIADPGEPVLRPRGEKTFDWEVELGVVIGRTARFVPKEGALDYVYGYTIINDVSARDFQFHTTQWGAGKVGDTLAPVGPYIADRADIPDPHVLELKTWVNGTLMQNGNTKNFIFDIPYIIQYLTNIMTLSPGDLIATGTPSGVGFSRKPQITLQPGDRVKLEITGLGTLENPVKDA; encoded by the coding sequence ATGAAGATCGTGCGTTTTTCCCAGAATGGTCACACCCCACGGCTGGGCTGCCTGGTCGGCAGCGACCGCGTGATGGACCTGGCGGCCAGCGCCGCCGCGCATCTCGCGAGCCGCGGCGTGGTCCGCGCTCAGGAGATCGCCGACGCCCTGTTCCCCCAGAGCACGCGGGGCTTTCTCGAGGGCGGCGTCGCCTCCCAGGAGATGCTCGCGACGCTCGTGGACGCCGCCAAGGCCGGCAAGGGCTCGCCGGTCACCGCGCCGCTGGCCTCCGTCCGGCTCCACGCCCCGATCCACGACCCGGGCAAGTTCATCTGCATTGGGCTCAACTACACCGACCACGCCGCCGAGACCAACAATCCGGCGCCGAAGCAGCCGCCGGTCTTTCCGAAGTGGGCGAACGCCATCGCGGATCCGGGCGAGCCGGTGCTGCGGCCGCGCGGCGAGAAGACCTTCGACTGGGAGGTGGAGCTGGGCGTGGTGATCGGGCGTACCGCGCGCTTCGTCCCCAAGGAGGGGGCGCTGGACTACGTCTACGGCTACACCATCATCAACGACGTGAGCGCCCGCGACTTCCAGTTCCACACCACGCAATGGGGCGCGGGCAAGGTGGGTGACACCTTGGCGCCGGTGGGCCCCTACATCGCGGATCGCGCGGACATCCCGGATCCCCACGTGCTGGAACTCAAGACCTGGGTGAACGGGACGCTCATGCAGAACGGCAACACCAAAAACTTCATCTTCGACATCCCTTACATCATCCAGTATCTCACCAACATCATGACGCTCTCGCCGGGCGACCTCATCGCCACCGGCACGCCCTCGGGCGTCGGCTTCTCGCGCAAGCCCCAGATCACGCTGCAGCCGGGCGACCGCGTGAAGCTCGAGATCACCGGGCTCGGCACGCTCGAGAATCCCGTCAAGGACGCCTGA
- a CDS encoding VOC family protein: MAVKSLLHYALEVPDQAVGQRYYRDFGLADATGSGNAVRLRAPRQSRDNVLLYEGPRKRLHHLCFGAPGETFEATRAAMRAAGVAEIDPPRGAPEGGVWLRDPDGNLVNVRDEAAPLQPQDPPLTLNGPGYATRVAKRGAPDRSAAIAPRRLGHVLLFTPDMPRQMDFYQRALGLKLSDRSGNVISFLRCTTDHHNLAFLASHAPGFHHGSFQVGSIDEIGMGASRMADKGWQPGWGFGRHVIGSNFFYYIRDPWGSFAEYFFDIDVIPEDCAWEPRDWPGEDSLYIWGPSVPADFGENKETAA; encoded by the coding sequence ATGGCCGTCAAGTCGCTGCTCCACTACGCGCTCGAGGTGCCCGACCAGGCGGTCGGGCAGCGGTACTACCGTGACTTCGGCCTCGCCGACGCCACCGGCAGCGGCAACGCGGTCCGGCTCCGCGCGCCCCGGCAGTCGCGCGATAACGTGCTGCTCTACGAGGGGCCGCGCAAGCGGCTCCATCACCTCTGCTTCGGCGCGCCGGGGGAGACCTTCGAGGCCACGCGCGCGGCCATGCGGGCAGCTGGCGTGGCGGAGATCGACCCGCCGCGCGGCGCTCCCGAGGGCGGCGTGTGGCTGCGCGACCCCGACGGCAATCTCGTCAACGTGCGGGACGAGGCGGCGCCGCTCCAGCCCCAGGATCCTCCGCTCACCCTCAACGGCCCGGGCTACGCGACGCGCGTCGCGAAGCGCGGAGCGCCCGACCGCTCGGCCGCGATCGCGCCGCGCCGCCTGGGCCACGTGCTGCTGTTCACGCCCGACATGCCGCGCCAGATGGACTTCTATCAGCGCGCGCTCGGCCTGAAGCTCTCCGACCGCTCGGGCAACGTCATCTCGTTCCTGCGCTGCACCACCGACCACCACAACCTGGCCTTCCTCGCCTCCCACGCGCCGGGCTTCCACCACGGCTCGTTCCAGGTCGGCAGCATCGACGAGATCGGGATGGGCGCGTCGCGGATGGCGGACAAGGGCTGGCAGCCGGGCTGGGGCTTCGGCCGGCACGTGATCGGCTCGAACTTCTTCTACTACATCCGCGATCCGTGGGGCAGCTTCGCCGAGTACTTCTTCGACATCGACGTGATCCCCGAGGACTGCGCCTGGGAGCCGCGCGACTGGCCGGGCGAGGACTCGCTGTACATCTGGGGCCCGTCGGTGCCGGCGGACTTCGGCGAGAACAAGGAAACCGCCGCGTGA
- a CDS encoding 2,3-bisphosphoglycerate-independent phosphoglycerate mutase, whose protein sequence is MSLDLEGLRALAVPNTTKVVLCSLDGLGGLPRPQTGKSELESARIPNLHALAARSACGLIRHVGPGVTPGSGPGHLGLFGYDPLRYPVGRGVLEALGIDFELRPGDVAARGNFCTMDAAGKITDRRAGRIATDICVALCERLRSITLPGVEVLVEPVKEHRFVLVLRGSGLSGRLTETDPQTTGQPPLPVSALAPEAARTAELVNHFVDAARPRLADARPANMLLLRGFDQRPDMPRFPEIFGVKAAAIAAYPMYRGLARLVGMEVLKTGSSFADEVATLREHWSGYDFFFLHYKDTDKAGEDGDFDAKVAALERWDALLPDILALKPDVLVVSGDHATPAVLAGHGWQPVPALLASAYCGSDPVARFTERDCLAGSLGLAPAHHLMPLAMANALRFTKYGA, encoded by the coding sequence GTGAGCCTCGACCTCGAGGGCCTCCGCGCCCTCGCCGTCCCGAACACCACCAAGGTCGTGCTCTGCTCGCTCGACGGGCTCGGCGGTCTGCCGCGTCCCCAGACGGGCAAGAGCGAGCTCGAGTCCGCGCGCATCCCGAACCTCCACGCCCTCGCCGCGCGCTCGGCCTGCGGGCTCATCCGCCACGTCGGGCCCGGGGTCACGCCGGGCAGCGGGCCCGGCCATCTCGGGCTCTTCGGCTACGACCCGCTGCGCTACCCGGTCGGCCGCGGCGTGCTCGAGGCGCTCGGTATCGACTTCGAGCTGCGGCCGGGCGACGTGGCCGCGCGGGGCAACTTCTGCACGATGGACGCGGCCGGCAAGATCACCGACCGGCGGGCCGGACGCATCGCCACCGACATCTGCGTGGCCCTCTGCGAGCGGCTGCGCTCGATCACCCTCCCCGGCGTCGAGGTGCTCGTCGAGCCGGTGAAGGAGCACCGCTTCGTACTCGTGCTCCGCGGCAGCGGGCTCTCCGGCCGGCTCACCGAGACCGATCCCCAGACCACCGGCCAGCCGCCCCTGCCCGTCTCGGCGCTGGCGCCCGAGGCCGCGCGCACCGCCGAGCTCGTGAACCACTTCGTCGACGCGGCGCGGCCGCGGCTCGCCGACGCGCGCCCGGCCAACATGCTGCTGCTGCGCGGCTTCGACCAGCGGCCCGACATGCCGCGCTTCCCCGAGATCTTCGGCGTCAAGGCCGCCGCCATCGCGGCGTATCCGATGTACCGGGGGCTCGCGCGCCTTGTCGGCATGGAGGTGCTCAAGACCGGGTCCAGCTTCGCCGACGAGGTGGCGACGCTGCGGGAGCATTGGAGCGGCTACGATTTCTTCTTCCTCCACTACAAGGACACGGACAAGGCAGGCGAGGACGGGGACTTCGACGCCAAGGTCGCCGCGCTGGAGCGCTGGGATGCGCTCCTGCCCGATATCCTCGCCCTCAAGCCGGACGTCCTCGTCGTCTCGGGGGACCACGCCACGCCCGCCGTTCTCGCGGGGCACGGCTGGCAGCCGGTGCCGGCGCTGCTCGCCAGCGCCTACTGCGGCAGCGACCCGGTCGCGCGCTTCACCGAGCGCGACTGCCTGGCGGGCAGCCTCGGCCTGGCGCCCGCGCATCACCTGATGCCGCTCGCCATGGCCAACGCCCTCCGCTTCACCAAGTACGGCGCGTAG
- a CDS encoding ATP-binding protein has product MGLRLRLFFVLIVPLTLLVGLYAVVRIREEEGQLLAAEQRNAAVTARAIQIAVENAVRDRQVGDIRRLLSELVNRQEQIDRIRVYDKSLGPTLESEPGAVGGPVAAERLQRVMTEGRSEIVAEEAGNADTFSHVMPLRGRRGEIIGALEVLFTSPGALEKRERATRDAVIRLSLLALGLVTVTTVVLSRQVLRPLSRLTRSIRALGEGQPGPPLPVERQDEMGQVAEAFNRMADQLQAAQQRLLLESDRAVDLEQQLRRAETLAVAGKLTSGIAHEVGTPLNIISGRAEILLRGLAPDHPGRPDLEVIVAQTDRISAIIRSLLDTVRQQKPEIQPVAVPVLLDRVVPLMEHMARRRGVSMSATAAPPLPDVAADPNQVQQVLINLIVNALEATPRGGRIGIETWACPNDGRPGVALAVSDTGSGIPAEAIGHVFEPFFTTKPQGQGTGLGLSICRDIVREHGGTLAVQSREGQGTTFTAWLPVHEAAV; this is encoded by the coding sequence ATGGGCCTGCGGCTCCGTCTCTTCTTCGTGCTCATCGTCCCGCTGACCCTACTGGTGGGACTCTACGCGGTCGTGCGCATCCGCGAGGAGGAAGGGCAGCTCCTCGCCGCCGAGCAGCGCAATGCCGCGGTGACGGCGCGGGCCATCCAGATCGCCGTCGAGAACGCCGTGCGCGACCGCCAGGTCGGCGACATCCGCCGGCTCCTCTCGGAGCTGGTGAACCGTCAGGAGCAGATCGATCGGATCCGGGTCTACGACAAGTCCCTGGGGCCGACGCTCGAGTCGGAGCCGGGCGCGGTGGGCGGGCCGGTGGCGGCGGAGCGGCTGCAGCGCGTGATGACGGAGGGGCGCTCGGAGATCGTCGCCGAGGAGGCCGGAAACGCGGACACCTTCTCCCACGTCATGCCCCTCCGCGGACGGCGCGGCGAGATCATCGGCGCGCTGGAAGTACTGTTCACCTCGCCCGGCGCCCTCGAGAAGCGAGAGCGGGCCACGCGGGACGCGGTGATCCGGCTGAGCTTGCTCGCCCTGGGCTTGGTCACCGTGACCACCGTCGTGCTCTCCCGGCAGGTCTTGCGGCCCCTGTCCCGCCTCACCCGCTCCATCCGCGCCCTCGGCGAGGGGCAGCCGGGTCCCCCGCTCCCCGTGGAGCGGCAGGACGAGATGGGCCAGGTCGCGGAGGCCTTCAACCGGATGGCCGATCAACTCCAGGCCGCGCAGCAGCGCCTGCTCCTGGAGAGCGACCGCGCCGTCGATCTCGAGCAGCAGCTCCGGCGCGCCGAGACCCTCGCGGTGGCGGGCAAGCTCACGTCGGGGATCGCCCACGAGGTCGGCACGCCGCTGAACATCATCTCCGGCCGCGCGGAGATCCTCCTGCGCGGCCTGGCTCCCGACCATCCCGGCCGGCCCGATCTCGAGGTGATCGTGGCGCAGACCGACCGGATTTCCGCCATCATCCGGTCGCTCCTCGACACCGTGCGCCAGCAGAAGCCCGAGATCCAGCCGGTGGCCGTTCCCGTGCTGCTGGACCGCGTGGTGCCGCTCATGGAGCACATGGCGCGCCGGCGCGGCGTCAGCATGTCCGCCACCGCCGCCCCGCCGCTCCCCGATGTCGCCGCGGACCCCAATCAGGTGCAGCAGGTGCTGATCAACCTGATCGTGAACGCGCTCGAGGCCACGCCCCGGGGCGGGCGCATCGGAATCGAGACGTGGGCGTGTCCCAACGACGGGCGGCCCGGGGTCGCGCTGGCGGTGAGCGACACCGGCTCCGGCATCCCCGCCGAGGCGATCGGGCACGTGTTCGAGCCGTTCTTCACCACGAAGCCCCAGGGCCAGGGCACCGGGCTCGGCCTCTCGATCTGCCGCGACATCGTGCGCGAGCACGGCGGCACCCTTGCCGTGCAGAGCCGCGAGGGTCAGGGCACGACGTTCACCGCGTGGCTCCCCGTGCACGAGGCAGCGGTATGA